A portion of the Pseudopipra pipra isolate bDixPip1 chromosome 1, bDixPip1.hap1, whole genome shotgun sequence genome contains these proteins:
- the AKAIN1 gene encoding A-kinase anchor protein inhibitor 1 isoform X3 gives MVFAPGEKPGTEQDEVKLQNASKQIVQTAILRAVQQVSQESQQKEKRTNSTSLQLERGKLTKKHEKK, from the coding sequence GTGAGAAGCCAGGGACGGAGCAAGATGAAGTTAAGCTGCAGAACGCCAGCAAGCAGATTGTGCAGACTGCTATCCTCCGAGCAGTGCAGCAAGTTTCCCAGGAGAGCCAGCAAAAGGAGAAGCGAACAAACAGTACAAGCCTCCAGCTAGAAAGAGGAAAACTAACCAAGAAGCATGAAAAGAAGTAA